The DNA region GTTGGCCAGGTCCCTAGCCTGCAGAGCGACATTCCTGAGTTTCCTGATTGTCCACACGTTGGCTTCCCAGAAGGACAAGCTCCTGTAAGATAAATTGTGCTTCTTGCACAGATCCTGTACCAATGGTGAAACTCTTCTCAATTGGGATCTCGGCATCCTTGGAAACAAATGATGCTCAAGCTGAAACTGCAAACCACCATAAAACCAATCCATCCAAGATGAACACGAAATATCCAAAGTCCCACTTGTCTGTTTCTCAAACCAATCATTCCCTTCTGGAAGTCCAGTATAAACATCGGCCGCAAAATGATTCAAACAAAATTGAACGTGTTGAATTGCCGTAACAGCAAAGCTTGTAAGCACAAACATCACCCTCTCGGGCCAATTAGGGATGCAAGACACGAGTAGAGGGAACCAAGTCCAGAAGATAAGAATTCCCAAGATGTTCAAAGCTCTATCTGGGAATCTTCTCTTTGAAAACAATAGCAAGAACGTCTGTATGTACAAATTGACCCTCGCAACACACATTACTGGATAAAAAGTCCAGTGTTGGTAACTCACAAAGAACCTGGCCACAGGATCAAAATTTAAGTACCTTCCATAAAAGCAAGACtttatagaattgaaaaaaatcgaATTTACCGCAAAGACTGGTATGTGTTGAAGATCAGGATCATAATCAAGACTGTTGCAAGCGAGATGGTGTGCATTGTGGGTCCATTTCC from Populus alba chromosome 14, ASM523922v2, whole genome shotgun sequence includes:
- the LOC118041575 gene encoding delta(8)-fatty-acid desaturase 2, coding for MEGDKKGITSEELKQHNKAGDLWISIQGKVYDVSKWANEHPGGDVALMNMAGLDATDAFIAYHPGTAWKYLDKLFTGYYLTDFKLSETSKDYRRLASEFAKLGLFEKKGHITMYALTSIVLMFCAVLYGVLCCQSVWAHFGSAVVLGFLWIQSAYIGHDSGHYQVMNTRGYNKLAQFLAGNSLTGISIAWWKWTHNAHHLACNSLDYDPDLQHIPVFAVNSIFFNSIKSCFYGRYLNFDPVARFFVSYQHWTFYPVMCVARVNLYIQTFLLLFSKRRFPDRALNILGILIFWTWFPLLVSCIPNWPERVMFVLTSFAVTAIQHVQFCLNHFAADVYTGLPEGNDWFEKQTSGTLDISCSSWMDWFYGGLQFQLEHHLFPRMPRSQLRRVSPLVQDLCKKHNLSYRSLSFWEANVWTIRKLRNVALQARDLANPVPKNMLWEAVNTHG